The Toxotes jaculatrix isolate fToxJac2 chromosome 20, fToxJac2.pri, whole genome shotgun sequence DNA segment CCTTAGCACCAATGAACTTGGTGCTGACTCTGTGCAGGAATCACATTTTCCTCTGTATGTTTATAGTGTGGGTAAAAAGTAGAAGTAGGCATGTGTGCTAGGGAATTAAATAAAGTCTGTAGTCTTGTCACAAAGGTGTATGTACATGTCTCCCAGATGTTTATGTACGGTGTATATGTATTATATCAGGACACAGTATGGCAGAGACACTCACAGTCGCCTTGCGTGTTGCTGAGGAGGCTATAGAAGAGGCCATCGCTAAGGCAGAGGAGTTCGGTGACAGCTTGGTGAGAACCCCTCTTTTCCACGTCGTCTTACGTCTCTTTCCATCTCCcttcttttttggtttatttttatttttatttcctgtctgcttttcattcttcttttccgtccccactttctctgtcttagcctctcacttctcctctcctcttgcgTCTCTCTTGgtgtcagcatcagcaggatGCAGTCATGGTTTTTGGCTAAGACGTCTGCACAGACCCTCTCCTGGTAATTCACATTCACTTTGAACCgaatatatttatgtacatCAATGTgtatatgcctgtgtgtgtgtgtgtgtgtgtgtgtaggagaagCAGAATGAGGCTCGGTATCTGCGGGACCACAAAGAGGAGCTCATAGAGGAACTTGCCACAACCATTGTACAAAAAGTAGGTTGAGTAAGAgagagttttatttttgcatgtttaCTTTTCCCcttttatattaatatatatataagtattaaGTGTTGTTAACTTTATTCAAACGTAAAAACACATTGGAAAATGAAGCTAGATCCCATCTCTGTCTTCACTTCTGTAATGTTTAAGAAAAGCATTTGGATTGATGTTACTTTTTAGTTGAGAGAcatctcagaaacagaaaattaaagttcttttctctttttaaaattggtattatttgaaaaaaaaggcagaaaaatctttgaaaattatatttaaGTTTGACAGAACCAGCATACCAGTACGTTAACTGTATTACTGTTTAACgaaactgtatttttatctCTACTTCAGGGTTTTTGGCACATAATATCAcatgaaaattcaaatgaaaactggATTAATGCTTTTAGAGTTTCATTATAACAAATTATTCATGGCTaaataaaaactgctgttgtggaattgtattttcattttccaatTTGCATGTATtattacatttcattatttaaataaagcttgCTTGTACAGTTACATACCTCACAGCTCTCTCACTTTGTCTTatttcaccttcttcttctcctccctgtcttttcttctcagATCATTCAGAGGAGGAAGCGTTCAGAGATGCAGACAGAGTATGACTTTGTCTGGCCTCAGCCTCAGTCCTTGATCCAGCCCAGTGAACTGCCCTCTCCATCTCAACCTCACACTTCTTCACAAGGACCACAGGACCCCCTCAAGACCTCCTACTCCCTCTGGGTCAGTCTATACTTCCACTCAAACTGTTGAAActcaaaaacaaatgcaaaccatataaagtcaaaacaaaatacTGGGTGTAAACTGCTGACTCTTGAGAAGAAGAAATTGCTCTTTGATTGCCTAGCATGTGTTTAAAGAagagtggtttgtttttttccagtgtatgtttctcacttcatttcacagcacatacagtataacattcccctgtctgtgttttggtaTATATTGCCCTGGGTGGACCAGCCgttgtctcagtgtgtgtttccaggtttGAAAAAACACAGGAATGTTGTGGTTGGCAGAATATGACTTTAACTTTTCAGCAGCACCGgccacatgtgtgtgttctcaaTTGGGTCCCATTTAGCATTGTGACTTTGGTGTCTTTATTTGCCTGGTGTCTTCCAGGGAAATCTTGTAGTTGTTGTAGTGAAAGCCCGTGGTTATGAGTCTGTCTCACTTGCAATGAATACTTTTGCAAAGCAGTGATACTTCCTGGATTAAGTTATATTCCCTTAAATCAgcacaatttttattttgaagctgttgcGGAGCCAGATACAGATTATAAATGTCAAAACTTTGATTTGAACTTTGAAGATTTTGTGGACTTGGCAGAGATGGTCTTCATAAATAGAGAAATACACTGTGAGGCAGTAAAGTAGACCCACAGCTGTGGGGCTAATTGAactttttgcagtgttttgaagAATTTTACAGTggataaaagcaaaacatgacAAGTACTGCAAATGTGATTTGAACCATGTATGAGTCAATTAATGATTGATACATTAAGAGTGGGCCAGCAGAAAAgtcaaagagacagaagagttTACCTAGCTTGTTTGACTAAATGTTCCAGTTtttacagaaatacaaacaatacaGCAACCACACAGTTTACACAGACACGTAGAGGGACGTAGTACTCATAGTTGTGCATACACGCAAATCAGCagtacgcacacacacctgagagtGGTTCACGCTACTAGTCAGCAGGGATTCGTGGAGATTTGTCATCGTCCCATGTGAGAGAAGCATCAAAGCTGCGCTCCCCGGGCCGCTCCGttctgtttcctgctgtttcaCTCAGCGAAGATCAAAGTCCCGTGAAATACGGAGGGATCCTCCTCAACTGCTCTGCCCGCCATGGGACAGGCTCTGTTTATCAGCTCTCTGCAAAAACACTCAATGAGACACAAagcatgcaaatacacactcaAATCTGTACTGGCTTAGCATTTATCCATGCTGTAATCGTAATGGTGCACTTTAAGAATcgttattttttttgtaatttctctgTGCCCTTGCTAGACAGTTCAGTCTATACTTGAacatacatgtatgtacatCAGTCCTTTTATTTGGATGTTAAATTAAGATCCTCTTCATATGCACCAGTAAGATTTTTAGTGTTAATTTATGCACCCGAATGATGTTTAAATCCCCTCACGCTGCCCCTCACATTCTCAGTGGAGCAGCTTCTAAACCTACATCCCAATGACATTCATGTTTGAGgatgactttctttcttttttgaaacAGTTCATATCCACAAACACTGACTATACAGTGGGAAACATTCCTGTTTAATCCAACTCTAATCTCTCCTGAAAACACAGTGGACCAACACAATGTCCTTCTTTCATCATGAAGACACTTATAGTTGTACGTTAATGCATTAATGTAATTGCACAAGCTCTccctctcacatacacacacaaacatgaagagAGCTTCTGTCTGCTTAgttgtttagttgttttttaGCTCCACCTGCTGACGAGAATTATGACTCACAGCTACAGGGTTACAAGTGCTTTCCTTCATTTTATTGTAATTGCTCTGTCTATATACTAGTGGATCTGTTCCTGGCTACTGTGCCACTGCAGTATTTATCTGCCTGGAGCTTCTTTGACTGAAAGTATGTGTGAAGGGTTTGCTCAGATTAGAGTGAAAAATGGTCCAAAATTGAGAAGAAGGCCATGTCTTTGAAAAAAGACTATTCATTCTAACAGTTTGATAAAActtgaatctgtgtgtgtgtagcggtCAAGGTCAGCGTTCTCCCTCACCAGTGACGACTCCCCAGAGAAGGGTCCAGAGGAGGAGGGCGCCGGAGCAGGTGGCGGCTTGCAGGAGTACGCTTCTCTGAAGAGGGACGCCAAGGCCACGTCTCTACCCAGCTGGAAGAGTGTTGATCGCCTGGACAACTCCAGTAAATATCACTAAGGCTAAGCAGTTTTCATTCGATTTCTCCTGCTGCCAACGTTGTTGCAGAAGCCGATGCCCATTCCTTCTTCCAAGCATTTGGCCTAGGATAAGTCTTTGGATGGATTAAAGTATTTCCTCCAAATGTCTTGCTAATACGTCACAATGGACTGATATAGGAGAGGACACCAATGCTTTGTACTAACATAACAtatcttttatgtttttctaaAATTCCTGCTGTCCGGTTATGTTCATCCAGGTGCATCGTCAGTTCTCCAGAGCCCAGACGGTAACTGGATTGCACTGCACAGTTCTCAGCTGTCTCGGCCCAGCCTGCTAACCAAGAGGAAGAGCCTGGTGTTCAGTGTGTTGGAAAAGGAGTCAGGCGTCGTCTCAGCCTACGACGAGATGGGATCTGACTCTGAGGAGGACAATGAAGGCTGGGGCGCGGCATTGAGACAGTTCCGGCGCAAGCTGTCCGATGAGACTTACTACACGGACTCACAGCACGACCCGGAGTGGACGTACACCCAGCACCTTCCCATTACCTCGCCATCCTCTGGCCAGTACACCAACACAGAGACTCTCAACTCAGACTCGGAAGCTTCGTCAGTGCTGTCCGCATGTCCTCGCAAACCACCTCATAACATGCTGAGGAAGAAAGGACCACCGGATACACACCTGCACCCTCATCACCAACCCCTGTACCACCAACACCTCCACCAGAACCTCTCTCCTTATCCTCTCCATTCAGAGGCACTGGATGTGAACTTTAACCCCAAGGTAATTTATCTTTACATTATAACTTTGGATCATACAGTATTACAAAGTCTGATTTAAACATACACCACAGTAGATCATAAAATAACTCATTTCAGTTGTTCACGGATTATTAATGAAATATATAGATGTAGGGGCAGTGGTGAAAGAAGTATTCACATCCTTTGCTTAAGAAAAATTTCTAAAaattacttaagtaaaagtacagaactGTTAttagcaaaatgtacttaaaatatCAATGTAAACATGCTCATACTGCAGGAAATATGCCCCCTGTAAGTGATACAGTACATTATTATGTATGACATTATTAGATACTTAATACTGATTTATCATTGTATAAGCACCAGTTATAACGGGTGGACACAGAGCTAGTTTTAGCTATGCAATATACAATCAGGTAAGTAGGTCCAATGAGGACTTTGGAGGGGGCTAGAAGATAAATCTAAGCAATCATGATGTGATTAATGAGTTAGGAAAGTTCTCCTAAACAGTTTTATATTcagtatgtgtatttttctaaTCTTATCTGGTTATATGTTAATTCTAAcagataaataacaaaataatcttATTTAGATGAAACCATGAGATACGTTTAGAAGGAAAATGTCTCTTTGATAGAACTGCTGACAGCTCatagacatctgaaatgtgataAGAAGCCCAAACTATTCTTAATCTGAGAACTAACTAATAAcagtcagataaatgtagtggagtaaaatgTGCAATGTTTCCCTCTGGAATGTAGtagagtagaagtataaagtattgtagcattaaatggaaatattcaagtaaCATACAAGGACCTCATAACTCTGTTTATGTGTAGCACTTgagaaaatgtattcagttaCTTTCCACTACTGTCCCTAGGTGATGGGAGACAGCAGTGAGGCCGAGGAGAGGCAGAGTGACCCTGTCAGGAGGTCACGGAGACGCAGGAAAAGCAAGAGAGAGTCCTCAACGGAGCAAAGCAGGCCTGCAGGCCAGGGCCACACACAGTCCATATACCCAATAGTGCAGGTAAATAATAcacaaatataatataataataatatttgacTTGAAATTTctaccagagaaaaaaaaatcctgtatgGGTGGTTGTACAATATTGTTCTACCACTTGGAGGCAGCAAatcatatttctttctttgatgCTGCAGTTCAGGCTCCCTCGTCTCTTCAGCAACTCTGTAGTCTTTAGTACTGTTTACCTTCGatgtatattttgtatattttatgcCAGATATTTATGATTTCTTTGTCTGAATTCttgtatctctctctcatttcaagGAGAACAGTGGTTTTCTGCTCAATGCCCTGCTGAAGAGGGGTTTAAGTGAGGAACAGCCAGTGCCAGTGGCCACAGCTGCACTAGACGCCTTCAAATCAGATGCCATGACACCAGAGCCAGAAGACTTGGACACGGTGGCTCCGAATTCAGCGGCCCTGAGCCCACCCCAGCCCCACTCTCTAGCTCCAGGACCCCAGCAGTCGGCCAGCAGCTCAGGGCCTGGAGACCCTCTGGAAGAGGAACTACGCTCCAGACTCAGCCAGCTGGTCAACCGTGCcaacagcaaagacagcagCTCATCTGAAGAGGAGTGCGCGAAGTGGCCtgtggacaaacagacagataaagaaagtgacagacagagagagaagacaaggCCGAAAGACACGGAAAGAGAACGGCACAGGGCAAGTGACAGATTAAGAGAGAAAGCAAGTGAAACAGTGGAACAAGTGAATGGACAAGAGGTGAAAAGAAGTGAGAGACTAATAAAGAGTCCCTCGGTGAGAGAAGAAGGTAGACTTAGGGAGAGGAGGTTAGAGAAAGGAGCACAAAGCTTGGAAGCAAAAGTAGATGACCAGGAACaaacaagaggaaacaaaagagaCCCAAATAGACAAAGTAAGAGGCAACATAAAAGAGATGTGGAGAGAGAGGTCggacagaaaggaggaggaggaaggagaagtgGATCAAGCGCAAGTTCACCTGCTATTACACCCTCTTCCCAGGAGGGTGTGCTGTCAGACAACCAGGTAAGGAGTTTTAAAAGAAAGTACCATAGGTGTGTTTTGGATCCACCACTTACACTTATGCTGCTTTTGTCGCTACCCTGCTTTTGTTGATGTACTGTACAGTCTGTTTGCCTTTTGgtgaatttctttttctttctttcttattttaccCTCGTCATCTTCTCACTTTCCCTTCTTATCCATGTATTTGTGTAACAATCACTGCTGTCCTCTGTCCCTCATCCggtgttttccctctttgtgcttctcttcttctttgttgctggtctgtgtgtttttctgtgtggaaatgtgtgcgtgcgtgcgtgcgtgcgtgcgtgcgtgcgtgtgtgtgtgtgtgtcaggagggACACAATGACTTGGAGCAACAGCAGAGGCTTCAgttgctctcctctctcttacAGCAGGTGAGATATCGGCTAGAAAGCAAAGGCATCCTGTAATATCGTATGCAGGATGCCATGCTTGAGGACATACAACCTTAATTAAACCCACACCCCACCtcaatgcacacacattcacgcatGTATGCATGCACAGATAAGACATCTTACACCTAGTCTGACAAAACATCCATTCTCACTTAATGCCTTGTAATGTATTTACTCTCCCGTGAATGCACAGACATGCTGGCCGCATAACTGTTTTGCGCATGTGTTTGAAATGGCCTAACTGGGTTGAATGTCACTTTTGTTCGtattatatttctgtatttctctctgcAAATGATGTAGACAGTGTGACATGACATCAAGAAGGTTACAGTTGCAGCTGCACGACCATGTAGTTGCGGAAATTGTTGCAGCTGTCTAAAGTGGAAACAATGTTTCTGCCATCCCTTAAAATAAAATGGCCGTGACTGTTTTCTAGAGTCACAGCTTTGCATGAATCATACGGGAAAGCATCTCTTGTAGAAGGCctgcaaattttattttttcattaataaaAACCACAATAGGTCAGAATGCAAACCAGCCACAGGCCCAGTTGTGTTTCGCATAAGAAGCAGCTTTTACTCTTTTTGACTAAAACAACTGCTTCTGTTCTATCACTGGCTCCATCTAAAGGTTTAGCCGAACACGAGGTTGAGTTGAAATGggttaaataaattacaaataaaaaatattgccTGAAATGTAAATTGAACATCTTAGATGGAAGTAAAGTGAATTAGCCAAAACGACTTCCAACTAAAACAACTAAAATGTAGTACAGTACAAAGAGAAACTGTTCCATCACTCTATCAATAGACAAATTACATCCTGTTATATTTAAGTCAGTttaacacattacacacattacATTCACTACATCATGATAGCATAATAATACACAATAATTCAAAGCAGGTCTTCTGAGTGTGCTGTAACTATATCCTTCTCTACCTAAAGTAAAATATGTTATTACGCTTATTAAATCCGCTTGATTTTTCCAGAATGTTTTGTTGATGTACGCTATTGTCCAGCATGCAGTGCACAAAGGAAAGAAATTGGcttctgctttttttatttgtgaatttTTATTGGCAGTGTCATTCTGAAGTAGTGGTTTGATTGAAGCCTGCTGGCGCACACGTTGCATTGTTTCCTGCTTAAAATGATAAAGTCCATTGATCCCTTTTATCCTGGCAACAAAAACACCTGTAGTATGAAAGAGTGTATGTAGTGCATACTGAGTATTATCTGTCACTTTGCAAAGTAGATGTTAAATCTATGGTCCGCTGGGTTAAAAGCAGTGTTGCTGAATTGACATTTTCACATAGACATTTCGCTCCATTCATGAACATATGGCCAAGTTTAAACCCACACAAGGCTGAGCAGAGAGACACGtaacagacactcacacacacacacttggacatGCGCTTATGAGCTCACCTCCTGTACTAGTGTTGCATTTGAGGCGTGTGGGTCGATGTTGATCATTAGCCAGACTCATTATAAGAGCTCCTATGAGTAATGCTGGTCTCTTATAATGTGTATGACACATGAGTAGTGTGGTCTatttctgctggttttcacAGCTCCCTTTGAAACTTGCTAGGATGGCTCAGTTTGACTTGAATAGGGGAAAACGTGACAATGACAGTCATACTAATGGCTTGTTAGTTCtggtcctttttcttttttttctttttttgcatttgcatcaaatttacattgtttttaaGAATAATCTAGAAAgaatttagttttttaaaatatgaccTCCTGCACACTGTCAAGCTCACCAGTGGTATTACAGCATTTTTATTACGTGCCATTGTTAATCAGGTAAATGGGTCAATATCACAACTACTCCTCATACATATACATGCAAATGCAGAACTGTGctgtttatatatgtttttaaatgctCTGCACCTGACAGTCAAAGCACAAAATAACACTGATTAAttagtttgattgattgattatattggctaggataaaaaaaatgaccacaaagagacgcaaaataaccacagagagatgcagacaGGCCAGGAAAAAAAcgcaaaacaaaatgcaaaatgagacataaaacaaccacagtgaaccttttacatttctgtgtccAGGGACCCCTTGTGTCATAATCTGTCCATGGCTGTAGGCTATTTGGACAAAATAGCAgctatttattaattttatctcattttaGAATATTAAAACTATGCCATTCTTTTGttacactgaataaataatgtaactaaataattatttacagtttgttaCTGCCTAGAGTGAGGGCTTTAACAGTCgtaaaacattttaacacacTTTACAAATGTAACCCcccttttttaaatctttgccCCAGTCTGTATTCCCATTTAAATGTGACTAAACCTGCTCCTGCTGTTAACTTTTCTCATTTTAAGATTACACCTCACAACTCCACTTTCCacttatttatattatatttctaTCTTAATATGGAACgcaacaggattttttttagttAAGTTTCAACGTCAGTAgcagtgagatgtgtgtgtgtgtgtgtgtcagactgtttGATCTGCACAGTGACGGCCTGGTCCTATCGGAGTGCTTGAGAACATCAGACTCTCACCACACATCCATTTCTCCATCGACCAACCCAAGTCAATAATCTCAGAACGTCCATCTGTGCTTCTCAGTCTTTTTAAGATCACTGAatggtgatttaaaaaaaaaaagtagataaaAGGTTTGGTCCCCCAGCCTCTCATCTCCCACCTAGTTCTATATCTCGTCTTTACCAAAGCACTGCCCTTCATCTCTTGCTTATCCATACCTGCCTCTCCTGTCACCAGCTGAAACTCGACCTTTCAGACtgtcacactgtctgtctggctgagCGGGATCAATACTCCTCCGATCCCAAAGCTTTAGCCAGTGATTCACTCATTATTGAAttacatctgtctctcttttacaGCCCTTCCCTTTTcttgctctgtttttccatctattcaggaaaaaaaaaacagcagctttcttTACAAGGATGCATTTACAGAAGTATTAGTTGTCACAGACAACCTAAATGTGGAAAGATTTGAATGAACAAGCTGCTCCAGTTAATCGAAATACTGACTGGCAGTAAACACAATGACTaacatggttttttttttcttttatctgtcaAAGACATTTTCCCAAATTAATTAACTGAGCCTGTGACattaaacaactttttttttttggaaacttttGTAACAAATGGCTCAATTTTTTTAAAACCGAaaagtaaaaactgttttttttttttttatcagcacaTTCTTATGTACTTTTGTgcaatctatctatctatctatctaggcTTTATCTAGGCTTTAGATATTCTGTCCATTGTAATGTCTTTTAACTGTTCAAAGCCCAACTAACAAAAGATCAATCACTCCTTTGGCTTTGTCATGAAACCTTCTTtgcttcctttccttcttcccCTTTCAACGCTGCATTTTTTACATCCATTCCCTTTGTTCTGCACCTTCCGATTAGACGTCAGAGAAAGTGTTAATATAGTATGCTTATGTGTCACATGTCCAATTTTCTTTCACGCACCTTTGCAACTTGAGCACATGGGGTTGAGACACTGATAAAAGCACAAATGTTTTAAGTGGTAAAGCTACATTAAGTTTATTTGCTTCCCTTCATTTTCAAATggagattttaaaatgtttgttccCACACGAATGATTTTATAATGCCCCAAAATTATGATTTTGTCACATCCGTCCTCATTACTGTTTGATGTCATTACACTACATTAAGCCCTTGTTTTATCCTTAATGTGGTCTTCATAGATTTTATATATATGCTTCCCAGTTTTTTCTCATACATTTATTCCTTTGTCTCTTAAAAACTTTCTCAGTTAAATACCGATCCCATATTTGTTTAGCTCTTTCACTTTTAatcatgaaaattaaaatgtttttcctctttaagcTTTCACATTAAGCCTTTCAGGGTGTTACAATGTAGATTACTGACAGTtgtactctgtgtgtatgtgtgtgtgttctttaaaTGAAGCA contains these protein-coding regions:
- the LOC121200831 gene encoding rab effector MyRIP isoform X6, whose amino-acid sequence is MGRKLDLSGLTDDEAEHVLKVVQRDMKLRKKEEDRLSEMKQELAEEGSRCSILSKQHRFNEHCCIRCCAPFTFLLNPKRQCLDCQYNVCKTCCTYSKRDKAWLCSACQKGRILRTQSLEWYYNNVKSRFKRFGSAKVLKTLYRKHIIERGALSDLPESSVHEGSTGNDNDGSVCGSDSAFYKQSEGHSMAETLTVALRVAEEAIEEAIAKAEEFGDSLEKQNEARYLRDHKEELIEELATTIVQKIIQRRKRSEMQTEYDFVWPQPQSLIQPSELPSPSQPHTSSQGPQDPLKTSYSLWRSRSAFSLTSDDSPEKGPEEEGAGAGGGLQEYASLKRDAKATSLPSWKSVDRLDNSSASSVLQSPDGNWIALHSSQLSRPSLLTKRKSLVFSVLEKESGVVSAYDEMGSDSEEDNEGWGAALRQFRRKLSDETYYTDSQHDPEWTYTQHLPITSPSSGQYTNTETLNSDSEASSVLSACPRKPPHNMLRKKGPPDTHLHPHHQPLYHQHLHQNLSPYPLHSEALDVNFNPKVMGDSSEAEERQSDPVRRSRRRRKSKRESSTEQSRPAGQGHTQSIYPIVQENSGFLLNALLKRGLSEEQPVPVATAALDAFKSDAMTPEPEDLDTVAPNSAALSPPQPHSLAPGPQQSASSSGPGDPLEEELRSRLSQLVNRANSKDSSSSEEECAKWPVDKQTDKESDRQREKTRPKDTERERHRASDRLREKASETVEQVNGQEVKRSERLIKSPSVREEGRLRERRLEKGAQSLEAKVDDQEQTRGNKRDPNRQSKRQHKRDVEREVGQKGGGGRRSGSSASSPAITPSSQEGVLSDNQKYSAASLCSITTEVLKVLNATEELIGEAGGESYTPSESMSASPISSSSETRKLDQRLTKMEENVYLAAGAVYGLEGALGDLEQCARSISSGTTDTELAFLEDQVATAAAQVQQSELQISNIEARISALKTAGLNVTVCNRFSKYKPKAKVSLFPGQLSHTAMHTVFLMGHLQYVARVSVSVTANVFV
- the LOC121200831 gene encoding rab effector MyRIP isoform X3, producing MGRKLDLSGLTDDEAEHVLKVVQRDMKLRKKEEDRLSEMKQELAEEGSRCSILSKQHRFNEHCCIRCCAPFTFLLNPKRQCLDCQYNVCKTCCTYSKRDKAWLCSACQKGRILRTQSLEWYYNNVKSRFKRFGSAKVLKTLYRKHIIERGALSDLPESSVHEGSTGNDNDGSVCGSDSAFYKQSEGHSMAETLTVALRVAEEAIEEAIAKAEEFGDSLEKQNEARYLRDHKEELIEELATTIVQKIIQRRKRSEMQTEYDFVWPQPQSLIQPSELPSPSQPHTSSQGPQDPLKTSYSLWRSRSAFSLTSDDSPEKGPEEEGAGAGGGLQEYASLKRDAKATSLPSWKSVDRLDNSSASSVLQSPDGNWIALHSSQLSRPSLLTKRKSLVFSVLEKESGVVSAYDEMGSDSEEDNEGWGAALRQFRRKLSDETYYTDSQHDPEWTYTQHLPITSPSSGQYTNTETLNSDSEASSVLSACPRKPPHNMLRKKGPPDTHLHPHHQPLYHQHLHQNLSPYPLHSEALDVNFNPKVMGDSSEAEERQSDPVRRSRRRRKSKRESSTEQSRPAGQGHTQSIYPIVQENSGFLLNALLKRGLSEEQPVPVATAALDAFKSDAMTPEPEDLDTVAPNSAALSPPQPHSLAPGPQQSASSSGPGDPLEEELRSRLSQLVNRANSKDSSSSEEECAKWPVDKQTDKESDRQREKTRPKDTERERHRASDRLREKASETVEQVNGQEVKRSERLIKSPSVREEGRLRERRLEKGAQSLEAKVDDQEQTRGNKRDPNRQSKRQHKRDVEREVGQKGGGGRRSGSSASSPAITPSSQEGVLSDNQEGHNDLEQQQRLQLLSSLLQQQKYSAASLCSITTEVLKVLNATEELIGEAGGESYTPSESMSASPISSSSETRKLDQRLTKMEENVYLAAGAVYGLEGALGDLEQCARSISSGTTDTELAFLEDQVATAAAQVQQSELQISNIEARISALKTAGLNVTVCNRFSKYKPKAKPQTLDSSRHQRRKLPAPPPKEKLEPEQQVKVFRP
- the LOC121200831 gene encoding rab effector MyRIP isoform X4, which gives rise to MGRKLDLSGLTDDEAEHVLKVVQRDMKLRKKEEDRLSEMKQELAEEGSRCSILSKQHRFNEHCCIRCCAPFTFLLNPKRQCLDCQYNVCKTCCTYSKRDKAWLCSACQKGRILRTQSLEWYYNNVKSRFKRFGSAKVLKTLYRKHIIERGALSDLPESSVHEGSTGNDNDGSVCGSDSAFYKQSEGHSMAETLTVALRVAEEAIEEAIAKAEEFGDSLEKQNEARYLRDHKEELIEELATTIVQKIIQRRKRSEMQTEYDFVWPQPQSLIQPSELPSPSQPHTSSQGPQDPLKTSYSLWRSRSAFSLTSDDSPEKGPEEEGAGAGGGLQEYASLKRDAKATSLPSWKSVDRLDNSSASSVLQSPDGNWIALHSSQLSRPSLLTKRKSLVFSVLEKESGVVSAYDEMGSDSEEDNEGWGAALRQFRRKLSDETYYTDSQHDPEWTYTQHLPITSPSSGQYTNTETLNSDSEASSVLSACPRKPPHNMLRKKGPPDTHLHPHHQPLYHQHLHQNLSPYPLHSEALDVNFNPKVMGDSSEAEERQSDPVRRSRRRRKSKRESSTEQSRPAGQGHTQSIYPIVQENSGFLLNALLKRGLSEEQPVPVATAALDAFKSDAMTPEPEDLDTVAPNSAALSPPQPHSLAPGPQQSASSSGPGDPLEEELRSRLSQLVNRANSKDSSSSEEECAKWPVDKQTDKESDRQREKTRPKDTERERHRASDRLREKASETVEQVNGQEVKRSERLIKSPSVREEGRLRERRLEKGAQSLEAKVDDQEQTRGNKRDPNRQSKRQHKRDVEREVGQKGGGGRRSGSSASSPAITPSSQEGVLSDNQEGHNDLEQQQRLQLLSSLLQQKYSAASLCSITTEVLKVLNATEELIGEAGGESYTPSESMSASPISSSSETRKLDQRLTKMEENVYLAAGAVYGLEGALGDLEQCARSISSGTTDTELAFLEDQVATAAAQVQQSELQISNIEARISALKTAGLNVTVCNRFSKYKPKAKPQTLDSSRHQRRKLPAPPPKEKLEPEQQVKVFRP
- the LOC121200831 gene encoding rab effector MyRIP isoform X5 produces the protein MGRKLDLSGLTDDEAEHVLKVVQRDMKLRKKEEDRLSEMKQELAEEGSRCSILSKQHRFNEHCCIRCCAPFTFLLNPKRQCLDCQYNVCKTCCTYSKRDKAWLCSACQKGRILRTQSLEWYYNNVKSRFKRFGSAKVLKTLYRKHIIERGALSDLPESSVHEGSTGNDNDGSVCGSDSAFYKQSEGHSMAETLTVALRVAEEAIEEAIAKAEEFGDSLEKQNEARYLRDHKEELIEELATTIVQKIIQRRKRSEMQTEYDFVWPQPQSLIQPSELPSPSQPHTSSQGPQDPLKTSYSLWRSRSAFSLTSDDSPEKGPEEEGAGAGGGLQEYASLKRDAKATSLPSWKSVDRLDNSSASSVLQSPDGNWIALHSSQLSRPSLLTKRKSLVFSVLEKESGVVSAYDEMGSDSEEDNEGWGAALRQFRRKLSDETYYTDSQHDPEWTYTQHLPITSPSSGQYTNTETLNSDSEASSVLSACPRKPPHNMLRKKGPPDTHLHPHHQPLYHQHLHQNLSPYPLHSEALDVNFNPKVMGDSSEAEERQSDPVRRSRRRRKSKRESSTEQSRPAGQGHTQSIYPIVQENSGFLLNALLKRGLSEEQPVPVATAALDAFKSDAMTPEPEDLDTVAPNSAALSPPQPHSLAPGPQQSASSSGPGDPLEEELRSRLSQLVNRANSKDSSSSEEECAKWPVDKQTDKESDRQREKTRPKDTERERHRASDRLREKASETVEQVNGQEVKRSERLIKSPSVREEGRLRERRLEKGAQSLEAKVDDQEQTRGNKRDPNRQSKRQHKRDVEREVGQKGGGGRRSGSSASSPAITPSSQEGVLSDNQQKYSAASLCSITTEVLKVLNATEELIGEAGGESYTPSESMSASPISSSSETRKLDQRLTKMEENVYLAAGAVYGLEGALGDLEQCARSISSGTTDTELAFLEDQVATAAAQVQQSELQISNIEARISALKTAGLNVTVCNRFSKYKPKAKVSLFPGQLSHTAMHTVFLMGHLQYVARVSVSVTANVFV